Proteins encoded by one window of Kribbella flavida DSM 17836:
- a CDS encoding AbrB/MazE/SpoVT family DNA-binding domain-containing protein produces MKLNSKGQVTIPAALRHKHHLHEGDEVEVVEDGGTLRIVRAPDSETRGQRLVREMRGRATTRRTTDELMELLRGE; encoded by the coding sequence ATGAAGCTCAACAGCAAGGGTCAGGTGACGATCCCGGCCGCGCTCCGGCACAAGCACCATCTGCACGAAGGCGACGAAGTCGAGGTGGTGGAGGACGGCGGGACGCTACGGATCGTCCGGGCGCCCGACAGCGAAACCCGTGGCCAGCGGCTGGTCAGGGAGATGCGCGGCCGCGCCACGACCCGACGCACCACGGACGAGCTGATGGAGCTGCTGCGTGGCGAGTGA
- a CDS encoding class I SAM-dependent methyltransferase, which produces MTTDDRGSERARSFGAVAAAYDAGRPTFPAEALRWLLGPGRLQILDLGAGTGKLSAVAAALGHDVVAVDPAEEMLAVCRQVPGVDTMVGAAESIPLAHGSVDAVLVGQAFHWFDHARALPEIARVLRPHGVLGLLWNKYDTVVPWVRRLHRAMIGEDFLAGSDQFDPMPVLLQSDLFAQVETGRFRHWHDLDRGSLRQLALSHSRVAVLTESRRESVLEQVDAIYDGTARPPEPLRMPYFTDCYRTRPSDLANYQRTLDAPVAPPL; this is translated from the coding sequence ATGACCACCGATGATCGAGGATCCGAGCGCGCACGCTCCTTCGGCGCCGTCGCGGCCGCGTACGACGCGGGCCGGCCGACGTTCCCTGCCGAGGCGCTGCGCTGGCTGCTCGGTCCCGGCCGGCTGCAGATCCTCGACCTGGGCGCCGGCACCGGCAAGCTGAGCGCGGTCGCCGCCGCACTCGGCCACGACGTGGTCGCGGTCGACCCGGCCGAGGAGATGCTGGCGGTCTGCCGCCAGGTGCCCGGGGTGGACACGATGGTCGGCGCGGCCGAGTCGATCCCGCTCGCGCACGGCTCGGTCGACGCGGTGCTGGTCGGGCAGGCCTTCCACTGGTTCGACCACGCCCGGGCGCTGCCGGAGATCGCCCGGGTCCTGCGGCCGCACGGCGTACTGGGCCTGCTCTGGAACAAGTACGACACCGTCGTGCCGTGGGTCCGGCGGCTGCACCGGGCGATGATCGGCGAGGACTTCCTGGCCGGCAGCGACCAGTTCGACCCGATGCCGGTGCTGCTGCAGTCGGACCTGTTCGCGCAGGTGGAGACCGGCCGGTTCCGGCACTGGCACGACCTGGACCGGGGCAGCCTGCGCCAGCTCGCCCTGTCCCACTCCCGGGTCGCGGTGCTGACCGAGTCGCGCCGCGAGTCGGTGCTCGAGCAGGTCGACGCCATCTACGACGGCACCGCGCGGCCGCCCGAACCGCTGCGGATGCCGTACTTCACCGACTGCTACCGCACCCGGCCGAGCGATCTCGCGAACTACCAGCGCACCCTCGACGCACCGGTCGCGCCACCGCTCTGA
- a CDS encoding cytidylyltransferase domain-containing protein has translation MKIGIITQARATSTRLPAKVLLTAGGKTFLQHHLDRLAATGLPVIVATTTNTDDEPIVEQSGAAGFPVWRGSELDVLSRFAGAIREHGLDGVVRVTSDCPLIDPAVVTEGVDRFRADAAENLYVSNCLERTYPRGMDYEIFSADRLLRADAEATLPADREHVTSYLHQNRTGDMRLLNLPWDGGDASQYRLTLDTQDDRRLLTTLIEDFGAAQLNCADLVAIMGKHPELHALNEHVEQKKLGQ, from the coding sequence ATGAAGATCGGGATCATCACCCAGGCCCGGGCGACCAGCACCCGGCTGCCCGCCAAGGTGCTGCTGACCGCCGGCGGCAAGACGTTCCTGCAGCACCACCTGGACCGGCTCGCGGCGACCGGGCTGCCGGTGATCGTGGCCACCACCACGAACACCGACGACGAGCCGATCGTCGAGCAGTCCGGCGCGGCGGGTTTCCCGGTCTGGCGCGGCAGCGAGCTCGACGTGCTGTCCCGGTTCGCCGGCGCGATCCGCGAGCACGGGCTGGACGGCGTCGTCCGGGTCACCTCGGACTGCCCGCTGATCGACCCGGCGGTGGTCACCGAGGGAGTCGACCGGTTCCGCGCCGACGCCGCCGAGAACCTGTACGTGTCGAACTGCCTGGAGCGGACCTACCCGCGCGGCATGGACTACGAGATCTTCTCCGCCGACCGGCTGCTGCGGGCCGACGCGGAGGCGACACTGCCGGCCGACCGGGAGCACGTCACGTCGTACCTGCACCAGAACCGGACCGGCGACATGCGGCTGCTGAACCTGCCCTGGGACGGTGGCGACGCGTCGCAGTACCGGCTCACGCTGGACACCCAGGACGACCGCAGGCTGCTCACCACGTTGATCGAGGACTTCGGCGCGGCGCAGCTGAACTGCGCCGATCTGGTCGCGATCATGGGCAAGCACCCCGAGCTGCACGCCCTGAACGAGCACGTCGAGCAGAAGAAGCTCGGCCAGTAG
- the pseB gene encoding UDP-N-acetylglucosamine 4,6-dehydratase (inverting), translating to MSILTGSDILVTGGTGSFGKAFIRYTLDNLDPRRIIIFSRDELKQWEVRQLFGDDPRLRFFIGDIRDRARLNRAMHNVDYVVHAAALKQVDTAEYNPWEFVQTNVVGSQNVIEASIDSGVKKVVALSTDKASSPINLYGATKLTADKLFITGNHYAAAYDTRFCVVRYGNVMGSRGSIIPKFRALHEAGQSLPITDLRCTRFLITLPEAVQFVVDSFEQMQGGELYVPRIPSMKITDLAQAIAPGAKMHDMGLRPGEKLHEEMISPEEGRRALAIGDRYVLQPDLATWGYTPPEGGHPVPDGFHYTSDNNDQWYTTDEITKILESDV from the coding sequence GTGTCCATCCTCACCGGCTCAGACATCCTGGTCACCGGAGGCACCGGCTCCTTCGGCAAAGCGTTCATCCGCTACACCCTGGACAACCTCGACCCCCGCCGCATCATCATCTTCAGCCGCGACGAACTCAAACAATGGGAAGTCCGCCAACTCTTCGGCGACGACCCCCGCCTCCGCTTCTTCATCGGCGACATCCGCGACCGCGCCCGCCTCAACCGCGCCATGCACAACGTCGACTACGTCGTCCACGCCGCCGCCCTCAAACAAGTCGACACCGCCGAGTACAACCCCTGGGAATTCGTCCAAACCAACGTCGTCGGCTCCCAAAACGTCATCGAAGCCTCCATCGACTCCGGCGTCAAAAAAGTCGTCGCACTCTCCACCGACAAAGCCTCCAGCCCCATCAACCTCTACGGCGCCACCAAACTCACCGCCGACAAACTCTTCATCACCGGCAACCACTACGCCGCCGCCTACGACACCCGCTTCTGCGTCGTCCGCTACGGCAACGTCATGGGCAGCCGCGGCTCCATCATCCCCAAATTCCGCGCCCTCCACGAAGCCGGCCAATCACTACCCATCACCGACCTCCGCTGCACCCGCTTCCTCATCACCCTCCCCGAAGCAGTCCAATTCGTCGTCGACTCCTTCGAACAAATGCAAGGCGGCGAACTCTACGTCCCCCGCATCCCCTCCATGAAAATCACCGACCTCGCCCAAGCCATCGCCCCCGGCGCCAAAATGCACGACATGGGACTACGCCCCGGCGAAAAACTCCACGAAGAAATGATCAGCCCCGAAGAAGGCCGCCGCGCCCTCGCCATCGGCGACCGCTACGTCCTCCAACCCGACCTCGCCACCTGGGGCTACACCCCACCCGAAGGCGGCCACCCCGTCCCCGACGGCTTCCACTACACCTCAGACAACAACGACCAGTGGTACACCACCGACGAAATCACCAAAATCCTCGAAAGCGACGTCTGA
- a CDS encoding cation acetate symporter, whose amino-acid sequence MNSLLTPGLVPGLIPLADAEPGNQALTISLFTAVVAVTLYITWWASRQNKTAADYYAGGRSFSGAQNGLAVAGDYMSAASFLGISGQIALYGYDGFLYSIGFLVAWLVALLLVAELLRNSGRFTMADQLAFRMKQRPVRTAAATSTIVVSIFYLLAQMVGAGSLVGLLLGVTDSTVKAGVIVLVGALMIVYVTIGGMRGTTWVQIVKAVLLMTGTVLITFLVLLKFDFNLSKLLGAAADNSGKGDAFLQPGLLYGKDLVGQIDFLSLGLALVLGTAGLPHILIRFYTVPDSRSARRSVQWAIGLIGAFYLMTLALGFGAAALLDTGKDSAVAVSKGNVASPLLAEVVGGGAGSTGGAILLALIAAVAFATILAVVAGLTLASASSFAHDLYANVLAKGRVTEKDELRVARFAAIGIGAVAIGLAIPAQKLNIAFLVALAFAVAASANLPALLFNLFWKRFNTTGATWSIYGGLTSAVVLVIFSPVVSGSPTSMITGADFSWFPLSNPGIVSIPLGFLLGVVGTLVGKDRSSEDRYQELSVRALTGAGAEGAAKH is encoded by the coding sequence GTGAACTCGCTGCTGACCCCCGGGCTCGTTCCCGGTCTGATCCCGCTCGCCGACGCCGAGCCGGGCAACCAGGCCCTGACCATCTCCCTGTTCACCGCGGTCGTCGCGGTGACGCTGTACATCACCTGGTGGGCCTCCCGGCAGAACAAGACCGCCGCCGACTATTACGCCGGCGGCCGCTCGTTCAGCGGCGCGCAGAACGGCCTCGCGGTGGCCGGCGACTACATGTCGGCCGCGTCCTTCCTCGGCATCTCCGGCCAGATCGCGCTCTACGGCTACGACGGCTTCCTGTACTCGATCGGCTTCCTCGTCGCCTGGCTGGTCGCGCTGCTGCTGGTCGCCGAACTGCTGCGCAACTCGGGCCGGTTCACGATGGCCGACCAGCTCGCGTTCCGGATGAAGCAGCGCCCGGTCCGGACCGCGGCCGCGACCTCGACGATCGTGGTGTCGATCTTCTACCTGCTGGCCCAGATGGTCGGCGCCGGGTCGCTGGTCGGCCTGCTGCTCGGTGTCACCGACTCGACCGTGAAGGCCGGCGTGATCGTGCTGGTCGGCGCGCTGATGATCGTCTACGTGACGATCGGCGGCATGCGCGGCACCACCTGGGTGCAGATCGTCAAGGCGGTGCTGCTGATGACCGGCACCGTGCTGATCACCTTCCTGGTCCTGCTGAAGTTCGACTTCAACCTCTCCAAGCTGCTCGGCGCGGCGGCCGACAACTCCGGCAAGGGCGACGCGTTCCTGCAGCCCGGCCTGCTCTACGGCAAGGACCTGGTCGGCCAGATCGACTTCCTCTCGCTCGGGCTCGCGCTCGTTCTCGGTACGGCGGGTCTGCCGCACATCCTGATCCGCTTCTACACCGTGCCGGACTCGCGCTCGGCCCGCCGGTCGGTGCAGTGGGCGATCGGCCTGATCGGCGCCTTCTACCTGATGACGCTGGCCCTCGGCTTCGGCGCCGCGGCGCTGCTCGACACTGGCAAGGACTCGGCGGTCGCGGTCTCCAAGGGCAACGTGGCCTCGCCGCTGCTGGCCGAGGTGGTCGGCGGTGGCGCCGGGTCGACCGGCGGCGCGATCCTGCTGGCGCTGATCGCGGCGGTCGCCTTCGCGACGATCCTGGCCGTGGTCGCCGGCCTCACGCTGGCCTCGGCGTCGTCGTTCGCGCACGACCTGTACGCGAACGTGCTCGCCAAGGGCCGGGTGACCGAGAAGGACGAGCTGCGGGTGGCCCGGTTCGCGGCGATCGGCATCGGCGCGGTCGCGATCGGCCTGGCGATCCCGGCGCAGAAGCTGAACATCGCGTTTCTGGTCGCGCTCGCATTCGCGGTCGCCGCCTCGGCGAACCTGCCGGCGTTGCTGTTCAACCTGTTCTGGAAGCGGTTCAACACCACCGGCGCGACCTGGAGCATCTACGGCGGCCTGACCTCGGCCGTGGTGCTGGTGATCTTCTCGCCGGTGGTCTCCGGCTCGCCGACGTCGATGATCACCGGAGCGGACTTCTCCTGGTTCCCGCTGTCGAACCCGGGCATCGTCTCCATCCCGCTGGGCTTCCTGCTCGGCGTCGTCGGCACCCTGGTCGGCAAGGACCGCTCCAGCGAGGACCGGTACCAGGAACTGTCCGTGCGCGCCCTCACCGGGGCCGGCGCGGAGGGCGCCGCCAAGCACTGA
- a CDS encoding DUF485 domain-containing protein, which translates to MEDDGVRERDARAYETVHEAADFTELKRRYRNFVVPWTVAFMVWYLAYVACNNWARGFMSQQVVGNINVALVFGLLQFVSTFAIAAVYGRFANRKLDPLASGLNAKYKRERRR; encoded by the coding sequence GTGGAAGACGACGGTGTGCGCGAGCGGGACGCCCGCGCCTACGAGACCGTGCACGAAGCGGCCGACTTCACCGAGCTGAAACGCCGCTACAGGAACTTCGTGGTGCCGTGGACGGTCGCGTTCATGGTCTGGTACCTGGCCTACGTCGCGTGCAACAACTGGGCCCGGGGCTTCATGAGCCAGCAGGTCGTCGGCAACATCAACGTGGCGCTGGTCTTCGGCCTGCTGCAGTTCGTCTCCACCTTCGCGATCGCCGCCGTCTACGGCCGGTTCGCGAACCGCAAGCTGGACCCGCTGGCGAGCGGGCTGAACGCCAAGTACAAGAGGGAGCGCCGCCGGTGA
- the pseB gene encoding UDP-N-acetylglucosamine 4,6-dehydratase (inverting), translating to MSILTGSDILVTGGTGSFGKAFIRYTLDNLDPRRIIIFSRDELKQWEVRQLFGDDPRLRFFIGDIRDRARLNRAMHNVDYVVHAAALKQVDTAEYNPWEFVQTNVVGSQNVIEASIDSGVKKVVALSTDKASSPINLYGATKLTADKLFITGNHYAAAYDTRFCVVRYGNVMGSRGSIIPKFRALHEAGQSLPITDLRCTRFLITLPEAVQFVVDSFEQMQGGELYVPRIPSMKITDLAQAIAPGAKMHDMGLRPGEKLHEEMISPEEGRRALAIGDRYVLQPDLATWGYTPPEGGHPVPDGFHYTSDNNDQWYTTDEITKILESDV from the coding sequence GTGTCCATCCTCACCGGCTCAGACATCCTGGTCACCGGAGGCACCGGCTCCTTCGGCAAAGCGTTCATCCGCTACACCCTGGACAACCTCGACCCCCGCCGCATCATCATCTTCAGCCGCGACGAACTCAAACAATGGGAAGTCCGCCAACTCTTCGGCGACGACCCCCGCCTCCGCTTCTTCATCGGCGACATCCGCGACCGCGCCCGCCTCAACCGCGCCATGCACAACGTCGACTACGTCGTCCACGCCGCCGCCCTCAAACAAGTCGACACCGCCGAGTACAACCCCTGGGAATTCGTCCAAACCAACGTCGTCGGCTCCCAAAACGTCATCGAAGCCTCCATCGACTCCGGCGTCAAAAAAGTCGTCGCACTCTCCACCGACAAAGCCTCCAGCCCCATCAACCTCTACGGCGCCACCAAACTCACCGCCGACAAACTCTTCATCACCGGCAACCACTACGCCGCCGCCTACGACACCCGCTTCTGCGTCGTCCGCTACGGCAACGTCATGGGCAGCCGCGGCTCCATCATCCCCAAATTCCGCGCCCTCCACGAAGCCGGCCAATCACTACCCATCACCGACCTCCGCTGCACCCGCTTCCTCATCACCCTCCCCGAAGCAGTCCAATTCGTCGTCGACTCCTTCGAACAAATGCAAGGCGGCGAACTCTACGTCCCCCGCATCCCCTCCATGAAAATCACCGACCTCGCCCAAGCCATCGCCCCCGGCGCCAAAATGCACGACATGGGCCTCCGCCCCGGCGAAAAACTCCACGAAGAAATGATCAGCCCCGAAGAAGGCCGCCGCGCCCTCGCCATCGGCGACCGCTACGTCCTCCAACCCGACCTCGCCACCTGGGGCTACACCCCACCCGAAGGCGGCCACCCCGTCCCCGACGGCTTCCACTACACCTCCGACAACAACGACCAGTGGTACACCACCGACGAAATCACCAAAATCCTCGAAAGCGACGTCTGA
- the pseC gene encoding UDP-4-amino-4,6-dideoxy-N-acetyl-beta-L-altrosamine transaminase: MLPYGRQSISDDDIEAVTAILRGDWLTTGPAVTAFETAVGELAGGHRAVSCTSGTAALHMAYAGLGVGPGDEVVTTPMTFVATASCAAILGAKVVFADVEEDTALIDPAAVEAVVTDRTKVIAAVDYAGHAADYDALQPIADSVGAKTLGDAAHSVGGTYKGRPVGDLADVTTLSFFPTKNLTTGEGGAVVAKDPAIAQRVHEFHHIGVVRDPERFEHTGEGSWYYEVHEHGLNYRLTDIACALGLSQLKRLDAFKKRRTEITARYNEALAGVDGLRTPTQRDHVDPAWHLYPVRVLGGRRREVFDGLRAAGILVQVNYIPVHWQPVFANAGYQRGLCPNAEQFYREEISLPMFPDLTDADVDRVIETLTKLVA; the protein is encoded by the coding sequence ATGCTTCCGTACGGGCGCCAGTCCATCTCCGACGACGACATCGAGGCGGTCACCGCGATCCTGCGCGGTGACTGGCTGACCACCGGCCCCGCCGTCACCGCGTTCGAGACCGCGGTCGGCGAGCTGGCCGGCGGCCACCGCGCGGTCAGCTGCACCTCCGGCACCGCCGCCCTGCACATGGCCTACGCCGGTCTGGGCGTCGGCCCCGGCGACGAGGTGGTCACCACTCCGATGACGTTCGTGGCGACCGCGTCCTGCGCGGCGATCCTGGGCGCGAAGGTGGTGTTCGCCGACGTCGAGGAGGACACTGCGCTGATCGACCCGGCGGCGGTCGAGGCGGTCGTCACCGACCGGACCAAGGTGATCGCGGCCGTCGACTACGCCGGCCACGCGGCCGACTACGACGCGCTGCAGCCGATCGCGGACTCCGTCGGCGCGAAGACGCTGGGCGACGCCGCCCACTCGGTCGGCGGCACCTACAAGGGCCGCCCGGTCGGCGACCTGGCCGACGTGACCACGCTGTCGTTCTTCCCGACCAAGAACCTGACCACCGGGGAGGGCGGCGCGGTCGTTGCCAAGGACCCGGCGATCGCCCAGCGGGTGCACGAGTTCCACCACATCGGCGTCGTCCGCGACCCCGAGCGGTTCGAGCACACCGGCGAAGGCTCGTGGTACTACGAGGTCCACGAGCACGGCCTGAACTACCGGCTGACCGACATCGCCTGCGCGCTCGGCCTGTCCCAGCTGAAGCGGCTGGACGCGTTCAAGAAGCGCCGGACCGAGATCACCGCGCGCTACAACGAGGCGCTCGCGGGCGTCGACGGCCTCCGGACGCCGACCCAGCGCGACCACGTCGACCCTGCCTGGCACCTGTACCCGGTCCGGGTCCTCGGCGGCCGCCGCCGCGAGGTCTTCGACGGCCTGCGCGCGGCCGGCATCCTCGTCCAGGTCAACTACATCCCGGTCCACTGGCAGCCGGTGTTCGCGAACGCGGGCTACCAGCGCGGCCTGTGCCCGAACGCGGAGCAGTTCTACCGCGAGGAGATCTCGCTGCCGATGTTCCCCGACCTGACCGACGCCGACGTCGACCGGGTCATCGAGACGCTGACGAAGCTGGTCGCCTGA
- a CDS encoding type II toxin-antitoxin system VapC family toxin — MASDRRLQLVPTAVSLVDTCVILDILTADSTWGSWSASAVADARDRGELVINPIIYAEVSVGFERTEDLDDAVPSTDFRREPLPYEAGFLAAKALLAYRRRGGAKTAPLPDFYIGAHAAIAEYQVITRDKARFSTYFPTVELLTPT; from the coding sequence GTGGCGAGTGACCGCCGCCTGCAACTCGTGCCGACCGCCGTGAGCCTGGTGGACACCTGCGTGATCCTGGACATCCTGACCGCCGACTCGACCTGGGGCAGCTGGTCGGCGTCGGCCGTGGCTGACGCTCGCGACCGGGGGGAGCTGGTGATCAACCCGATCATCTACGCCGAGGTGTCGGTCGGCTTCGAGCGAACAGAGGACCTCGACGATGCCGTGCCCAGCACGGACTTCCGCCGTGAACCGTTGCCGTACGAAGCAGGATTCCTGGCGGCGAAGGCTTTGCTTGCCTACCGCCGGCGGGGTGGCGCCAAGACCGCGCCGCTGCCGGACTTCTACATCGGCGCCCACGCGGCGATTGCGGAGTACCAGGTGATCACCCGGGACAAGGCGCGGTTCAGCACCTACTTCCCGACCGTCGAACTTCTGACGCCGACCTGA
- a CDS encoding PseG/SpsG family protein has protein sequence MRSLALAEELVRRGAEVVFVCDSHTVPWADEQIRARGIAVEPAIWTVEQHLEVFGRLGLAAVVFDSYDLDPAVFAAVRASGLPTLAIVDGGYGAAEADVLVDQNLGSELDNPPLPEGTVRLAGLDYVLLRNEILELRPAEPPAPRQHAAPKVFAFFGGTDAFGAGPHVVRALAATGTPFEALVVAPGDELAEAVAAVELQAGQHVEVIGPTSELAKAVVASDLVLSASGTSTWELLCLGATAGLVCVVDNQVMGYQRTVATGAAVGVGLLSELKQDPSAAAAVLRPLLQDPAERARIAAQGWKLVDGLGRARVADALFQRIS, from the coding sequence ATGCGGAGCCTGGCGCTGGCCGAGGAACTGGTGAGGCGGGGGGCCGAGGTGGTGTTCGTCTGCGACAGCCACACGGTTCCCTGGGCGGACGAGCAGATCCGGGCGCGCGGGATCGCGGTGGAGCCGGCGATCTGGACCGTCGAGCAGCACCTGGAGGTGTTCGGCCGGCTGGGTCTGGCGGCGGTGGTGTTCGACTCCTACGACCTCGATCCGGCCGTGTTCGCGGCGGTCCGGGCGTCCGGGCTGCCGACGCTGGCGATCGTCGACGGCGGGTACGGCGCGGCCGAGGCGGACGTGCTGGTCGACCAGAACCTCGGCTCCGAGCTGGACAACCCGCCGTTGCCGGAGGGCACCGTGCGGCTGGCCGGGCTCGACTACGTGCTGCTGCGGAACGAGATCCTCGAACTGCGCCCCGCCGAGCCGCCCGCGCCCCGGCAGCACGCGGCACCGAAGGTGTTCGCCTTCTTCGGCGGTACCGACGCCTTCGGGGCCGGTCCGCACGTCGTCCGTGCCCTCGCCGCGACCGGTACGCCGTTCGAGGCGCTGGTGGTCGCCCCGGGTGACGAGCTGGCCGAGGCCGTCGCAGCGGTCGAGCTGCAAGCGGGCCAGCACGTCGAGGTGATCGGCCCGACGTCGGAGCTGGCCAAGGCCGTGGTGGCGTCCGACCTGGTCCTGAGCGCGTCCGGTACGTCGACCTGGGAGCTGCTGTGCCTTGGCGCGACCGCGGGACTGGTCTGCGTGGTGGACAACCAGGTGATGGGCTACCAGCGCACGGTCGCGACCGGCGCCGCGGTCGGAGTCGGTCTGCTGTCGGAGCTTAAGCAGGACCCGTCCGCAGCCGCCGCGGTCCTGCGTCCGCTGCTGCAGGATCCGGCCGAACGCGCCCGGATCGCCGCGCAGGGCTGGAAGCTGGTCGACGGTCTCGGTCGGGCGCGCGTCGCCGACGCGTTGTTTCAGCGGATCTCGTAG
- a CDS encoding glycosyltransferase family 2 protein produces METSQPILSVVVPMYDEEDVLPIFFARMRPLLDGLGVSYEVLVVDDGSRDATAALLTEATRQWRQLRLVRLLRNSGHQAALSAGFRRARGEYLVTIDADLQDPPEVIADLLSAARDKDVDVVYGVRSDRSSDTWAKRTTARMYYRLMCRLVGKDIPFDAGDFRLVSRRVVDAVNALPEDGRVFRLVIPWLGFPSAEVSYVRAERAAGVTKYNVSKMLRLAFDSVTAFSAAPLRLATWLGLLGGLLSVVFVIGALVTKLTGQSIPGWTSTVLAVAVIGAIQLLCLGLLGEYVARLFQSSQKRPQFLVGYDSLEDPGHHSYAEVTEPRDPEHR; encoded by the coding sequence GTGGAAACCAGTCAGCCCATTCTGTCCGTCGTCGTGCCGATGTACGACGAGGAGGACGTGCTGCCGATCTTCTTCGCCCGGATGCGGCCGCTGCTGGACGGTCTGGGCGTCAGCTACGAGGTGCTCGTCGTGGACGACGGGAGCCGGGACGCGACCGCCGCGCTGCTCACGGAGGCCACCAGGCAGTGGCGGCAGCTGCGTCTCGTCCGGCTGCTGCGCAACTCTGGTCACCAGGCCGCGTTGTCGGCCGGTTTCCGTCGCGCGCGGGGGGAGTATCTGGTCACGATCGACGCCGATTTGCAGGACCCGCCTGAGGTGATCGCCGATCTGCTGAGCGCGGCGCGGGACAAGGACGTGGATGTTGTGTACGGCGTGCGTTCGGACCGGTCGAGTGATACGTGGGCGAAGCGGACGACTGCGCGGATGTATTACCGGTTGATGTGCCGGCTGGTGGGCAAGGACATTCCGTTCGACGCGGGTGATTTCCGGTTGGTGTCGCGCCGGGTGGTCGACGCGGTGAATGCGCTGCCCGAGGACGGCCGGGTGTTTCGGCTGGTGATTCCGTGGTTGGGTTTTCCGAGCGCTGAGGTGTCGTACGTGCGGGCCGAGCGGGCGGCGGGTGTGACGAAGTACAACGTGAGCAAGATGCTGCGGTTGGCCTTTGACAGTGTGACCGCGTTCTCGGCGGCGCCGCTGCGGTTGGCGACCTGGTTGGGGTTGCTGGGTGGGTTGTTGTCGGTGGTGTTCGTGATCGGCGCGCTGGTGACGAAGTTGACGGGTCAGAGCATTCCTGGGTGGACGTCGACGGTGCTGGCGGTCGCGGTGATCGGTGCGATTCAGTTGCTGTGTCTGGGGTTGCTGGGTGAGTACGTGGCCCGGTTGTTCCAGTCCAGCCAGAAGCGGCCGCAGTTCCTGGTCGGCTACGACAGCCTCGAGGACCCGGGACACCACAGCTACGCCGAGGTGACCGAGCCCAGGGATCCCGAGCACCGGTAG
- a CDS encoding class I SAM-dependent methyltransferase: MEAAEIRKLADLEDKHWWYRERRAVLARALDSLAKAGAKPGRALDIGAAGGGNTRVLRSRGWNATALEYGAEGAAVAHGRNIPVIRGDAVALPLADEAMDLVVAYDVLEHIEDDKSASNEIARVLRPGGVALIAVPVDMALWSEHDTAVGHVRRYDREGLLSTLTSAGLQIEHVRSWNVLLRPVAAWRRKKSTGSDLTDLSPVVNLGLTAVIAAERYLPVGKLPGVSVLVRARRPLRTVR; the protein is encoded by the coding sequence ATGGAAGCAGCGGAGATCCGCAAGCTCGCCGATCTCGAGGACAAGCACTGGTGGTACCGCGAACGCCGCGCGGTGCTCGCCCGGGCGCTCGACAGCCTCGCGAAAGCCGGTGCGAAGCCGGGCCGGGCGCTCGACATCGGCGCCGCCGGTGGCGGCAACACCCGGGTGCTGCGCAGCCGCGGCTGGAACGCCACCGCGCTGGAGTACGGCGCGGAGGGCGCCGCGGTCGCGCACGGACGCAACATCCCGGTCATCCGCGGTGACGCGGTCGCGCTGCCGCTGGCCGACGAGGCGATGGACCTGGTTGTCGCCTACGACGTGCTCGAGCACATCGAGGACGACAAGTCGGCGTCGAACGAGATCGCCCGGGTCCTGCGGCCCGGTGGCGTCGCGCTGATCGCCGTACCGGTCGACATGGCGCTGTGGAGCGAGCACGACACCGCGGTCGGGCACGTCCGCCGGTACGACCGCGAGGGTCTGCTGAGCACGCTGACCTCGGCCGGTCTGCAGATCGAGCACGTCCGGTCGTGGAACGTGCTGCTCCGGCCGGTGGCCGCCTGGCGGCGCAAGAAGAGCACGGGCAGTGACCTGACCGACCTGTCCCCTGTCGTCAACCTCGGACTCACCGCGGTGATCGCCGCCGAACGGTACCTGCCCGTCGGCAAGCTGCCCGGTGTCTCGGTGCTGGTCCGCGCCCGCCGCCCGCTCCGCACGGTGCGCTGA